From the genome of Bacteroidota bacterium, one region includes:
- a CDS encoding alanine dehydrogenase: protein MKIALLRERKNPPDERVALTPQQAAEVMRAFPGTIVIAQSSPFRCFKDEEYEAAGIAVQEDVSDADILLGIKEVPSEYLLKGKTYLFFSHTIKKQPYNRNMLREVLKQRIKLVDYECLVWENGSRILGFGRFAGIIGTYNGLRTWGQKFTLYDLEPAHELDTYDALKKHLKLVTFPPMKIALCGDGRVAHGSLELLRYAGFREVTREELVEESYNVPVFAHLRPEDFYARKDGELWDKSDFYVHPEEYESTFLPYAEVTDLMINAIYWHNKIPVFFTKENMKSQDFRIKVIADITCDIEGSVPCTTRATTIADPVYGWHSYYEKETDPYLPNTVDIMAVGNLPCELPKDASYEFGQSLLKYIMAPLLMSDKDNIIKRATITDNGKLTERYNYLEDYVA, encoded by the coding sequence ATGAAAATTGCCTTATTACGCGAGCGGAAAAATCCGCCCGATGAACGTGTTGCCCTTACCCCCCAACAAGCCGCTGAAGTAATGCGGGCTTTCCCCGGTACTATTGTTATTGCACAAAGCTCTCCTTTCAGATGTTTTAAGGATGAGGAATACGAAGCCGCAGGAATTGCTGTGCAAGAAGATGTAAGCGACGCGGATATTCTATTAGGCATTAAGGAAGTGCCTTCTGAATATTTATTGAAAGGCAAAACATATCTGTTTTTCTCACATACAATTAAAAAACAACCGTATAACCGTAATATGCTGCGCGAAGTGCTTAAACAACGCATAAAGCTGGTAGATTATGAGTGTCTTGTATGGGAAAATGGCAGTCGTATTTTAGGATTCGGACGATTTGCAGGCATTATTGGCACCTATAACGGGTTACGCACTTGGGGACAAAAGTTTACCTTATACGATCTTGAACCTGCCCACGAACTGGACACTTATGATGCGCTGAAAAAGCATTTAAAGCTGGTTACCTTTCCGCCTATGAAAATTGCACTTTGCGGCGATGGCCGTGTGGCGCACGGTAGTCTTGAATTATTAAGATATGCCGGTTTTAGAGAGGTGACAAGAGAAGAATTGGTGGAAGAATCATATAATGTGCCTGTTTTTGCCCATTTGCGCCCTGAGGATTTTTACGCCCGTAAAGACGGAGAATTATGGGATAAATCTGACTTTTATGTGCACCCCGAGGAGTATGAAAGTACTTTTTTACCTTATGCTGAGGTAACAGATTTAATGATTAATGCTATTTATTGGCACAATAAAATCCCGGTGTTTTTTACGAAAGAAAACATGAAATCGCAGGATTTCAGGATTAAGGTAATTGCTGATATTACTTGCGATATTGAAGGTAGTGTTCCTTGTACTACACGAGCAACAACAATTGCCGACCCTGTATATGGCTGGCATAGCTATTATGAAAAGGAAACTGACCCATATTTGCCGAATACGGTTGATATTATGGCGGTGGGTAACTTACCCTGCGAATTGCCTAAAGATGCGTCGTACGAGTTTGGACAATCGCTACTAAAATATATTATGGCTCCTTTGTTGATGAGCGATAAAGACAATATAATCAAAAGGGCTACAATTACCGACAATGGTAAGCTTACTGAGCGTTATAACTATTTAGAGGATTACGTTGCGTAA
- a CDS encoding sigma-70 family RNA polymerase sigma factor: MKQSALLSFVEPLLKLRMNPSPGYNVPPPSIQGEKELIDAAKKRPEAFEPLYKRYFEPIFRFVYQRLNDTDTAQDITQQVFINAMVNIKKFEYRGFPFSSWLYRIAINELNKWFNSRKAERTINIESEGLDDLIDEMEEDRYEDYYEQLANALADLDAESLMLVEMRFFEKRSFKEIGEILDITENNAKVRLYRLLDRIKNVMKEA; this comes from the coding sequence ATGAAACAAAGCGCACTGTTGAGTTTTGTAGAACCCTTATTAAAATTGCGTATGAATCCATCCCCCGGATACAACGTTCCTCCCCCCAGCATACAAGGGGAGAAGGAACTGATAGATGCAGCCAAAAAACGCCCCGAAGCGTTTGAACCGCTGTATAAAAGATACTTTGAGCCCATTTTCAGATTTGTTTACCAGCGGTTAAATGATACCGATACAGCGCAGGATATTACCCAACAGGTGTTTATCAATGCGATGGTTAATATCAAAAAGTTTGAATACAGAGGGTTTCCGTTTTCTTCATGGTTATACCGCATAGCAATTAATGAACTGAATAAATGGTTTAACAGTCGCAAAGCCGAGCGTACTATAAATATTGAGAGCGAAGGGTTGGATGATTTGATTGATGAGATGGAGGAAGACCGCTACGAAGATTATTACGAACAACTGGCAAACGCATTGGCTGATTTAGATGCCGAAAGTCTGATGCTGGTAGAGATGCGGTTTTTTGAAAAGCGCAGCTTTAAAGAAATAGGCGAAATACTTGACATAACTGAGAATAACGCAAAGGTGCGGTTGTACCGATTGCTGGATAGGATAAAAAACGTGATGAAGGAGGCTTAA
- a CDS encoding aromatic ring-hydroxylating dioxygenase subunit alpha, which produces MTAFVIDELIEKANTLPARFYTDPEIFEELKEKVFTRSWQFIADTNAVKVQGDMYPFSFLEGYVDEPLLFTKDGNEQLHCLSNVCTHRGNILVKNPTNGNRVMCGYHGRCFELDGSFRSMPETKGMENFPAPSDNLAKAPFAQWSKFLFASINPAFDFRELVDDMEKRIGWMPLRDFWFEPVRSQDYLVKANWALYVDNYLEGFHIPFIHKELANALDFGNYGYEMYEYANLQLGIGKSGDVLFDLPATSPDYGKNVAAYYYWLFPNMMFNFYPWGLSMNIVKPIGPELSKVSYRAYVWDETKLNMGAGGAIDKVEREDQNIVEAVQRGVKSRLYKQGRFSPKMEKGVHHFHSLLSRFMNESD; this is translated from the coding sequence ATGACCGCCTTTGTAATTGACGAACTGATAGAGAAAGCCAATACGCTGCCTGCACGATTTTATACTGACCCTGAGATATTTGAAGAGTTGAAGGAAAAGGTATTTACCCGCAGTTGGCAGTTTATTGCAGACACTAATGCGGTAAAGGTGCAGGGCGATATGTACCCGTTCAGCTTTTTGGAGGGGTATGTGGATGAACCGTTGTTGTTTACCAAAGACGGAAACGAGCAACTGCACTGCCTATCGAACGTGTGTACGCACCGTGGCAATATTTTGGTGAAAAACCCCACCAACGGTAACCGTGTAATGTGCGGTTATCACGGCCGTTGTTTTGAGTTGGACGGAAGTTTTAGAAGTATGCCTGAAACCAAGGGCATGGAGAATTTCCCCGCCCCTTCTGATAATTTGGCGAAAGCTCCGTTTGCACAGTGGAGCAAGTTTTTGTTTGCATCCATCAACCCTGCTTTTGATTTTAGGGAATTGGTAGACGATATGGAAAAGCGCATTGGCTGGATGCCTTTGCGTGATTTTTGGTTTGAACCTGTCCGCTCACAGGATTATTTGGTGAAGGCAAATTGGGCGTTGTACGTTGATAATTATTTGGAGGGATTCCATATCCCGTTTATTCATAAAGAGTTGGCTAATGCCCTTGATTTTGGCAATTACGGGTATGAAATGTATGAATATGCCAACCTGCAATTAGGCATTGGCAAAAGCGGGGATGTTTTGTTTGATTTACCCGCCACATCGCCTGATTACGGCAAAAATGTAGCGGCTTATTATTATTGGCTATTCCCCAACATGATGTTCAACTTTTACCCTTGGGGCTTGAGTATGAACATAGTGAAACCCATAGGTCCTGAACTTTCAAAGGTGAGCTACCGTGCGTATGTGTGGGACGAGACAAAACTGAACATGGGTGCAGGCGGGGCTATTGACAAGGTGGAACGTGAAGACCAAAACATTGTGGAGGCCGTACAGCGTGGGGTTAAATCAAGATTGTACAAACAAGGCCGTTTCTCACCCAAAATGGAAAAGGGAGTGCACCATTTTCACTCCCTGTTATCAAGGTTTATGAACGAGAGCGACTAG
- a CDS encoding nucleotidyl transferase AbiEii/AbiGii toxin family protein — protein sequence MIDFFVAIWDKLVGFFVRDQYYKERKEFDKEWEEYQKYSELARNKESNEAILKKLSSKELETVFIIQQAEKAEEEIRRKENEHHKLLVETGIYDNRYAIAYESFLKRASSFEHPFVLKGGFALKHYFADEIMRYSEDIDWVYTEPLNSQSHARMIFTEWLDKIVETNIDGDRIRFEKSSYGVFWESLDYANENDFPTTSTEIRATIDNIDSLDITVQISFNLELTYPPVTFLYKPCYGNPFIVPKAVSLPVQIAWKLHQTLCYSRFKDVFDLIHLLKHPDFKELAMLRARQELVNECAVGGEDIHNLRWFIGDMATRFFYLKENNMMETEEFKNLDKMSQHDKVYLRHLKLDDYSTISHNADKWPQSLEQVFTDFKEALNNAGFTENVFSLLPPPNRKKLFFKNPEDFRASRSRS from the coding sequence ATGATAGATTTTTTTGTTGCAATATGGGATAAATTGGTTGGCTTTTTTGTTCGTGATCAATACTATAAAGAAAGGAAAGAGTTCGATAAAGAATGGGAGGAATACCAAAAGTACTCTGAGCTGGCCAGAAATAAAGAAAGTAATGAGGCTATATTAAAAAAATTATCTTCCAAAGAGCTGGAAACTGTGTTCATAATTCAACAAGCAGAGAAAGCGGAGGAAGAAATACGGCGTAAAGAGAATGAACATCATAAATTATTGGTGGAAACGGGTATTTATGACAATCGTTATGCTATAGCTTATGAATCTTTTTTAAAAAGAGCGTCAAGTTTCGAACACCCCTTTGTACTAAAAGGTGGTTTTGCCCTAAAACACTATTTTGCGGATGAGATAATGCGCTATTCTGAGGATATAGATTGGGTTTATACTGAACCTTTAAATAGCCAATCGCACGCACGCATGATTTTTACTGAGTGGTTAGATAAGATTGTTGAAACTAATATAGACGGTGATAGAATTAGGTTTGAAAAGAGTTCTTATGGTGTTTTTTGGGAATCATTAGATTATGCCAATGAAAATGATTTCCCGACAACCAGTACAGAAATACGAGCTACAATAGACAATATTGACTCATTGGACATTACCGTTCAGATTTCGTTTAATTTAGAACTAACTTATCCACCGGTTACATTTTTGTACAAGCCATGTTACGGTAATCCTTTTATAGTGCCTAAAGCAGTTTCGCTGCCTGTACAAATTGCATGGAAGCTTCATCAAACACTGTGTTATTCTCGTTTTAAAGACGTGTTTGATTTAATCCATTTGCTAAAACACCCTGATTTTAAAGAGCTTGCTATGCTAAGAGCAAGGCAAGAACTTGTTAACGAATGTGCTGTAGGGGGAGAAGATATTCATAATTTAAGGTGGTTTATAGGAGATATGGCAACAAGGTTTTTTTACTTGAAGGAAAATAATATGATGGAAACAGAAGAGTTTAAAAATCTTGATAAAATGTCACAGCATGATAAAGTATATCTTAGACACCTTAAGCTGGATGATTATTCAACAATAAGCCATAATGCAGATAAATGGCCACAATCCTTGGAACAAGTCTTTACGGACTTTAAGGAAGCTCTGAACAATGCGGGTTTCACAGAAAATGTTTTCTCATTGTTACCACCACCCAATCGAAAAAAACTATTTTTTAAAAATCCGGAGGATTTTAGAGCTAGTCGCTCTCGTTCATAA
- a CDS encoding nucleotidyl transferase AbiEii/AbiGii toxin family protein codes for MKSFKKRYENLVVCEAFLRRASTFEHPFVLKGSLLTRQYVIADFERYVEDIDWVYPLPLKSASEVEKVFGDWIKNVTEIDIGDGIEFELFEGSIIDYTWSWVDYVGNTSDFPTIKTYINGSLKTPKANYNLSLSLDISFNIELGVPPVQVYYKPLFGEAFTVPKAVTLSQQVAWKLHQTITRPRYKDIYDLVYLMPYIQHDSAVKEQIVQELVNECIGNGDDINQLKWFISEKAIRYAYLRETQQMKGNEFKSLKNELNQVKKSSVSRNFWSFMYQELYGKTGKEPLVLSELLTDFRIVLIDNGFTLEMFENLPPYSRKKLNFIAPEPNLYKSKENIEEDEEDEEEEFIPKGGNKSLTFMEKLKRFLGIND; via the coding sequence ATGAAATCATTTAAAAAAAGGTATGAAAATTTAGTTGTCTGCGAAGCCTTTTTAAGGCGGGCATCCACCTTTGAACATCCTTTTGTGCTTAAAGGCAGTTTATTAACACGACAGTATGTTATTGCTGATTTTGAGCGGTATGTTGAAGATATTGATTGGGTGTATCCATTGCCCTTGAAGAGTGCTAGTGAAGTGGAGAAGGTGTTTGGAGACTGGATAAAAAATGTTACTGAAATTGATATTGGGGATGGAATTGAGTTTGAGCTTTTTGAGGGAAGTATTATCGATTATACATGGAGTTGGGTAGATTATGTCGGTAACACAAGTGATTTCCCAACTATTAAAACTTACATAAACGGATCACTAAAGACCCCGAAAGCAAACTATAATTTGAGTTTGAGTTTAGATATATCATTCAATATAGAGTTGGGTGTTCCACCTGTGCAAGTGTACTATAAACCCTTATTTGGGGAGGCGTTTACCGTGCCCAAGGCCGTAACATTATCCCAACAAGTTGCGTGGAAACTTCACCAAACTATTACGAGGCCACGTTATAAAGATATTTATGATTTAGTATATCTGATGCCTTATATCCAACACGACAGTGCAGTTAAAGAACAAATTGTACAGGAGTTGGTAAACGAGTGCATTGGAAACGGGGATGACATTAATCAGTTGAAGTGGTTTATCTCAGAAAAAGCGATTCGGTATGCGTATTTAAGGGAGACTCAACAAATGAAGGGTAATGAGTTCAAGAGCCTTAAAAATGAATTGAACCAAGTTAAAAAGTCTTCAGTAAGCCGAAATTTCTGGAGTTTTATGTACCAAGAATTGTATGGTAAAACTGGGAAAGAACCCCTTGTACTTTCGGAGTTACTTACCGATTTTCGTATAGTACTTATAGACAATGGCTTTACTCTTGAAATGTTTGAAAACTTGCCTCCTTATTCAAGGAAAAAATTGAATTTTATTGCACCTGAACCTAACCTTTATAAGAGTAAAGAAAACATAGAAGAAGACGAAGAGGACGAGGAAGAAGAATTCATACCAAAGGGGGGTAACAAGTCATTGACTTTTATGGAAAAGCTTAAGCGTTTTTTAGGTATTAACGATTGA
- a CDS encoding amino acid permease — protein sequence MDFNQLFRKKSVDIILKQAAEREEAGGHQLTKNLTLRDLVVFGIAAIIGAGIFSTIGKASFEGGPAVILLFVFTAIACTFSAMCYAEFASRIPLSGSAYTYAYASFGELMAWILGWGLVMEYAVGNIVVAISWSDYFTSLMRGFHIHIPEYLCLDYFTAHSTWNEVTDLLAKGTAFDTLTETQREGWTAWENAPQLGGLKLIADIPAFVITVLITYLVYVGIRESKRAGNIMVLLKLIIVFFVIAIGAFYVDPARWSPFAPNGFAGILKGISGVFFAYIGFDAISTTAEECKNPQRDLPRSMFISLVLCTVLYIIIALILTGMVSYKELNVGDPLAHAFQQLNLTYFSNIIGISAIIAIAGVLLVYQMGQPRIWMSMSRDGLLPKKFSKVHPKYKTPAFATLVTGVVVAVPSLFVNLDTVVDLTSVGTLFAFVLVCAGVLSLEENHDTEKSRYKIPYVNSKYIVPALLVGLLGLVAWLNPEGLTNFFSFSGDNATWAVISHKIPMFIFIGVCIFLAYRCFTKSLSLIPVLGLLCNLYLMTELGYTNWAGFFIWLVIGLVIYFTYSYRNSRLSTKET from the coding sequence GTGGATTTCAATCAGCTTTTCAGGAAAAAATCAGTAGATATTATACTTAAACAGGCCGCCGAGCGGGAAGAAGCAGGCGGTCATCAGCTAACCAAAAACCTTACCCTGCGTGATTTGGTGGTGTTTGGTATAGCCGCCATTATCGGGGCGGGTATTTTCAGTACCATTGGCAAAGCATCGTTTGAAGGTGGCCCCGCTGTGATATTGCTGTTTGTTTTTACGGCCATAGCCTGCACATTTTCAGCCATGTGTTATGCCGAGTTTGCATCGCGCATACCCCTAAGCGGTAGTGCTTATACTTATGCTTATGCCAGTTTTGGTGAATTGATGGCGTGGATACTGGGCTGGGGGCTGGTGATGGAATATGCAGTAGGAAATATTGTGGTGGCTATTTCGTGGAGTGATTACTTCACTTCACTGATGCGGGGTTTTCACATCCATATTCCTGAATATTTATGCCTCGATTATTTTACAGCACATAGTACTTGGAATGAAGTTACTGATTTGCTGGCCAAAGGAACAGCATTTGATACACTTACCGAAACCCAGCGCGAAGGCTGGACGGCTTGGGAAAATGCCCCCCAATTAGGCGGACTAAAACTGATTGCTGATATACCTGCCTTTGTTATTACGGTATTGATTACTTACTTGGTGTATGTAGGCATACGCGAAAGCAAAAGGGCGGGCAACATTATGGTGTTGCTTAAACTGATAATTGTATTTTTTGTAATCGCTATCGGGGCATTTTATGTAGACCCTGCAAGGTGGTCGCCGTTTGCTCCCAATGGGTTTGCGGGCATCTTAAAAGGTATTTCGGGGGTGTTTTTTGCCTACATAGGTTTTGATGCAATAAGCACCACTGCTGAGGAATGTAAAAACCCGCAGCGCGATTTACCCCGCTCTATGTTTATCTCACTGGTGCTTTGCACCGTGTTATACATCATCATTGCACTGATATTAACGGGTATGGTTAGCTACAAAGAATTGAACGTTGGCGACCCTTTGGCACACGCATTTCAACAACTCAACCTTACTTATTTTTCAAACATTATAGGCATTAGCGCTATTATAGCCATTGCCGGGGTGTTGTTGGTATATCAAATGGGACAGCCCCGTATATGGATGAGCATGAGCCGCGATGGTTTGTTACCCAAAAAATTCAGTAAAGTTCACCCCAAATACAAAACCCCTGCCTTTGCCACCTTGGTTACAGGGGTAGTGGTTGCAGTACCCTCATTGTTTGTAAACCTTGATACAGTGGTAGATTTAACCAGTGTAGGCACTTTGTTTGCCTTTGTATTGGTGTGTGCCGGTGTACTTAGCCTTGAAGAAAATCACGATACCGAAAAGAGTCGTTATAAAATACCTTACGTAAACAGTAAATACATTGTACCTGCATTGTTAGTTGGTTTGCTGGGTTTGGTAGCTTGGCTAAATCCCGAGGGACTAACCAACTTTTTCAGCTTCTCAGGCGATAATGCTACTTGGGCGGTAATCAGCCACAAAATACCCATGTTTATTTTTATAGGGGTTTGCATCTTCTTGGCCTACCGTTGTTTCACAAAATCTTTATCGCTAATACCCGTGCTGGGTTTGTTGTGCAACTTGTATTTAATGACCGAGTTGGGCTATACCAATTGGGCAGGCTTTTTTATCTGGTTGGTAATAGGCTTGGTTATCTACTTTACCTACAGCTACCGCAACAGCCGTTTAAGTACAAAAGAGACGTAA
- a CDS encoding T9SS type A sorting domain-containing protein has product MKKTIKPLLLTSILFMLFSGLTAQTSETVSVKLQATTEVSPPSITVSWAAVSGATATGFTVYRKTKADKTWPSAIATLSGSATSFQDTNVTVNTAYEYKVTRTATIGATTYTGYGYINTGINLAAVANRGILLLIIDSTFVSSLSTEIGTYIADMKADGWRVKTFYVSRSATAASVKSTIVTAYNVDSPNTKAVMLVGHVPVPYSGNFAPDGHGDHIGAWPADVYYGDMNGTWTDVSVNNTSASRTQNDNIPGDGKFDQTYVPDGTVELQVGRIDLANMPAFSTKTELQLMQDYFTKDHDYRVKNYTTIQRGLVDDNFGYFGGEAFAANGWRNIAPIVGSSNVSSLDYISTLKNSSYQWAYGCGGGSYTSAGGIGNTDSFVNNSIKATFSILFGSYFGDWDASNCFLRAPLCSGTTLTNVWGGRPNWFFHHMAMGENIGYSTNVSQNNVSLYAPTGFYARAIHQALMGDLTLRNDVIKPASNVTSTPMFGSGKLKWNKTTDTVLGYNVYVSNGDSVYTKLNDSLITDSTYTYNCLPYATNHLYVKAVKLQTSPSGTYYNQSSGVLKQLTSFVNAVVSNGAIEGRKIKYKHGYDTCNAYTHTYKWYFGDGNTSTLRNPTHAYASYGSYTVSLVVNNGCQTDSQSAVYNFPPPLLTPSIDGSEPAVDEMDAMLTNATKESIEEVLTTEGITPATGIVSSYPNPTDGVLNISLLTSTNALKNVKAYTTDGRKVFDEAVTGTTTAIDLSRQSKGTYFIIITDDSNQRFYQKVILK; this is encoded by the coding sequence ATGAAAAAAACTATCAAACCATTATTGCTTACAAGCATACTTTTTATGCTTTTCTCCGGTTTAACAGCGCAAACGTCAGAAACAGTTAGTGTTAAACTACAAGCCACCACAGAAGTAAGTCCACCTTCAATTACAGTATCGTGGGCAGCCGTTTCAGGAGCCACAGCCACCGGGTTCACTGTTTACCGTAAAACCAAAGCCGATAAAACATGGCCCAGTGCAATTGCCACACTTAGCGGCTCAGCCACTTCATTTCAAGATACAAACGTAACCGTAAACACAGCCTATGAATATAAAGTTACCCGCACCGCCACAATAGGAGCAACCACATACACCGGATACGGCTACATAAACACAGGGATAAACCTTGCTGCCGTAGCCAACAGGGGCATACTGTTACTGATTATCGACAGTACTTTTGTTTCATCACTCAGCACAGAAATAGGAACTTACATAGCTGATATGAAAGCCGACGGCTGGCGGGTGAAAACCTTTTACGTAAGTCGTTCGGCAACGGCGGCATCCGTAAAAAGTACTATTGTTACTGCCTATAATGTTGATTCGCCGAACACAAAAGCGGTAATGCTGGTGGGGCATGTGCCTGTACCTTACAGCGGTAATTTTGCTCCTGACGGGCATGGCGACCATATTGGGGCTTGGCCTGCCGATGTGTATTATGGTGATATGAACGGTACCTGGACGGATGTATCCGTTAACAACACATCTGCATCGCGCACACAAAACGATAATATACCCGGCGACGGAAAATTTGACCAAACCTATGTGCCCGACGGTACAGTTGAGTTACAAGTAGGCCGTATTGATTTGGCCAATATGCCTGCTTTTAGCACAAAAACCGAATTGCAGTTAATGCAGGATTACTTTACCAAAGACCATGATTACAGGGTGAAAAATTATACCACCATTCAGCGCGGTTTGGTAGACGACAACTTTGGCTACTTTGGCGGTGAGGCTTTTGCTGCTAACGGTTGGCGCAATATTGCACCCATTGTGGGCAGCAGCAATGTATCATCGTTAGACTATATATCAACCCTTAAAAACTCATCATACCAATGGGCGTATGGTTGCGGTGGCGGAAGCTACACCAGTGCCGGCGGCATAGGAAATACCGATAGCTTTGTGAATAATAGCATAAAAGCCACCTTTAGCATTTTGTTTGGCAGCTACTTTGGAGATTGGGATGCCAGCAATTGCTTTTTGCGTGCCCCTTTATGTTCGGGTACTACGCTTACCAATGTTTGGGGCGGCAGACCAAATTGGTTCTTCCATCACATGGCAATGGGCGAAAACATTGGGTACAGCACCAATGTATCGCAAAACAATGTATCGTTATATGCGCCCACCGGTTTTTACGCCCGTGCAATTCATCAGGCATTAATGGGCGATTTAACTTTGCGCAATGATGTTATAAAACCGGCTTCAAACGTTACTTCAACGCCGATGTTTGGCAGCGGTAAACTAAAATGGAATAAAACCACCGATACTGTTTTGGGGTATAACGTTTATGTAAGTAATGGCGACAGTGTATATACAAAACTTAACGACAGCCTAATTACCGACAGCACTTATACATACAATTGCTTGCCTTATGCCACCAACCATTTATATGTAAAAGCCGTAAAACTGCAAACATCACCCAGCGGAACTTATTATAACCAGAGCTCCGGTGTATTAAAACAGCTTACTTCGTTTGTAAATGCAGTGGTTTCAAACGGAGCTATCGAAGGCAGAAAAATAAAGTACAAGCATGGTTATGATACTTGTAACGCTTACACCCACACCTACAAATGGTATTTTGGCGACGGTAATACAAGTACCCTGCGCAACCCAACACATGCGTATGCAAGCTATGGGTCGTACACTGTATCATTGGTAGTGAACAATGGATGCCAAACCGATTCGCAATCAGCGGTGTATAATTTCCCGCCACCATTGCTTACCCCTTCAATTGACGGGTCAGAACCAGCGGTTGACGAAATGGATGCAATGCTTACCAACGCCACAAAAGAAAGTATAGAGGAAGTATTAACTACCGAAGGGATTACACCCGCTACAGGTATTGTTTCTTCCTATCCTAACCCCACCGATGGAGTGTTAAACATCTCTCTGCTTACATCAACCAATGCGCTTAAAAATGTAAAAGCCTATACGACAGACGGGCGCAAAGTGTTTGATGAAGCAGTAACAGGCACTACTACGGCCATCGATTTGAGCCGTCAATCAAAAGGCACATATTTTATAATCATTACTGATGATAGCAACCAACGTTTTTATCAGAAAGTAATCCTAAAATAA
- the lhgO gene encoding L-2-hydroxyglutarate oxidase, with the protein MQHDIVIVGGGIVGLATAYQLKQLNPSYKIALVEKENMLGKHQTGHNSGVIHSGLYYKPGSLKAQNCINGYAMMIDFCNTHGIKYELCGKLVVATQPHELPLLDNLYKRGLENGLNKISYLEKEAAHEVEPHVDMLKAINVPYTGIIDYLEVCEKLGELFKNNGGEIFMGEKVTDITEKKGFSEVITPNRTLLAKLVVNCAGLYCDKVAAYTQKNLDTRIIPFRGEYYMLKEEKKHLVKNLIYPVPDPNFPFLGVHFTRMIDGGVEAGPNAVFAFAREGYTKSDINLKELFESLAWPGFQKVMWKYWKTGMGEMYRSFSKAAFTKALQRLIPELQEDDLVPAEAGVRAQACDRTGGLIDDFKIVEDALTINILNAPSPAATSSLSIGKTVAEMAVRKL; encoded by the coding sequence ATGCAGCACGATATTGTGATAGTGGGCGGAGGTATTGTGGGCCTTGCCACAGCTTACCAACTAAAGCAGCTTAATCCTTCTTATAAAATTGCCCTTGTTGAAAAGGAAAACATGCTGGGCAAACACCAAACAGGCCACAACAGCGGTGTGATACACAGCGGCTTGTATTACAAACCGGGGAGCCTTAAAGCACAAAACTGCATAAACGGCTATGCCATGATGATTGATTTTTGCAATACCCACGGTATTAAGTATGAACTGTGCGGCAAACTGGTAGTAGCAACCCAACCGCACGAACTGCCTTTGCTGGATAATTTGTACAAACGCGGACTTGAAAACGGTCTGAATAAAATCAGCTACTTAGAAAAGGAAGCCGCCCACGAGGTTGAACCCCACGTGGATATGCTAAAGGCTATCAATGTGCCTTACACGGGTATTATTGACTATTTGGAGGTGTGTGAAAAGCTGGGCGAGCTGTTTAAAAATAATGGCGGTGAGATTTTTATGGGTGAAAAGGTAACCGACATTACTGAAAAAAAAGGATTTAGCGAGGTGATTACCCCCAACCGCACTTTGCTGGCAAAATTAGTGGTTAACTGTGCGGGCTTGTATTGTGATAAAGTAGCTGCTTACACACAAAAAAATCTGGATACACGCATCATCCCTTTTAGGGGGGAATATTATATGCTGAAAGAGGAGAAAAAACACTTGGTAAAAAACCTGATATACCCCGTGCCCGACCCTAATTTTCCATTCTTAGGCGTGCATTTTACCCGCATGATTGACGGCGGGGTTGAGGCAGGCCCGAATGCAGTGTTTGCTTTTGCCCGCGAGGGATACACCAAAAGTGATATTAATTTGAAAGAGCTTTTTGAATCGCTGGCATGGCCGGGTTTTCAGAAAGTGATGTGGAAGTATTGGAAAACAGGTATGGGCGAAATGTACCGTTCGTTTTCAAAGGCCGCATTTACTAAAGCTCTTCAACGGTTGATTCCTGAATTGCAGGAAGACGACCTTGTGCCTGCCGAGGCCGGTGTTAGGGCGCAGGCTTGCGACCGCACGGGTGGTTTGATTGATGATTTTAAGATTGTAGAAGATGCGCTAACGATAAACATTCTTAATGCTCCGTCGCCTGCTGCAACCTCTTCGCTATCCATCGGAAAAACGGTAGCTGAAATGGCGGTAAGGAAGCTGTAA